One region of Planctomycetota bacterium genomic DNA includes:
- a CDS encoding (Fe-S)-binding protein, which yields MDLQKELARCAKCGQCRSVCPVFLALKDETLVARGRLAIIQAGQAGQQMSAIRAPWRFGATNRPTDQFRKILDTCLMCRRCEENCPSLVETSVVFKSERQRVTDEKGLPWLLRLGFRWVLPNRWLYNSMMRLASLAGWLFGRGGAPVRHLPLYFANLFPDALVGTPLRLRQRMPRLAKKSALQLRHSSLDISHSPKVSIFLGCAANYIYPEIIEALTSILDRLKIPYVIPQAQVCCGMPALLSGDEQSAKRLMKMNQETFKTETIITVCPTCNRMLREMRSSEWGMGNKIVDAVEFLETELTQFRIPHSAFRTAYHTPCHSAGTKAPEIIKAFLKANTDYQEIDDICCGGGGLFTFKYPELSDLIGQARVDSLRGSLITQSPNHPITQLVTNCPGCMMQLEYLLSSGKHTVKVRHIVNLIMDAHKTGRPAPHTHK from the coding sequence ATGGATTTACAAAAAGAATTAGCCCGTTGCGCCAAGTGCGGGCAGTGCCGGTCGGTCTGTCCGGTCTTTCTGGCCTTGAAGGACGAGACCCTGGTGGCCCGGGGCCGGCTGGCGATTATTCAGGCAGGGCAGGCAGGCCAACAGATGAGCGCCATAAGGGCGCCATGGCGCTTCGGCGCCACCAACAGACCAACAGACCAATTCCGCAAGATACTTGACACCTGCTTAATGTGCCGCAGGTGCGAAGAGAACTGCCCGTCGTTGGTTGAGACAAGCGTAGTTTTTAAGTCCGAGCGCCAGAGAGTTACGGATGAAAAAGGACTGCCTTGGCTGTTGAGGTTGGGATTCAGGTGGGTCTTGCCCAATCGCTGGTTGTATAATAGCATGATGCGTCTGGCGTCTTTGGCCGGTTGGCTGTTTGGCCGCGGCGGTGCGCCGGTCCGCCACCTGCCGTTATATTTCGCCAATCTGTTCCCCGACGCTTTGGTCGGGACTCCGTTGCGACTTCGCCAGCGTATGCCGCGCTTGGCCAAGAAATCAGCATTACAACTTCGTCATTCGTCATTGGACATTAGTCATTCGCCCAAGGTATCTATCTTCCTCGGCTGCGCTGCCAACTACATCTATCCTGAGATAATAGAGGCGCTGACTTCGATTCTGGACCGGCTCAAGATTCCCTACGTCATTCCTCAGGCTCAGGTCTGTTGCGGTATGCCGGCATTATTGTCCGGCGATGAGCAGTCCGCTAAACGCCTGATGAAAATGAATCAGGAAACATTTAAAACGGAAACTATTATAACCGTCTGTCCGACCTGCAACCGGATGCTCAGGGAAATGCGGAGTTCGGAATGGGGAATGGGGAATAAAATAGTTGATGCGGTGGAATTCCTTGAGACAGAATTAACTCAATTCCGCATTCCGCACTCGGCATTCCGCACTGCTTACCATACTCCTTGCCATTCCGCCGGCACCAAGGCGCCGGAGATTATCAAGGCATTCCTCAAGGCCAATACGGATTATCAGGAGATTGATGATATCTGTTGCGGCGGCGGGGGATTGTTCACATTCAAATATCCGGAATTATCCGACCTGATTGGTCAGGCCAGGGTGGATTCACTGAGGGGTTCTCTAATCACCCAATCACCTAATCATCCAATCACCCAGCTTGTCACCAACTGCCCGGGTTGTATGATGCAACTGGAATATCTGTTGTCGTCAGGTAAGCATACCGTCAAGGTCCGTCACATCGTGAATCTGATTATGGACGCACATAAAACGGGTCGGCCCGCTCCACATACTCATAAGTAG